GAGACCTAGATCTGAAAATCGTCTAAGACAAGCCTCCTTTAAATAGAAAACGTATTTTTACCGATTACCatctgtatatattttttaatttaaaataatccAAACAAGACAGGAAAGCGCAGCTTTTAGTTAATACTTTTACAGATCGATCGTGTAAAAAAGGGAAGCATTCATTAGACTATGAATATATTTCAGCACGATTATTGTAAGGCAATTATTAAGTTGGTTAAGAAAGCTCTTATCATTTTagtatgcaaatttttgtacCGAATAGAGATAATCGTATgtacacacagacatacatatgtatgtgcatatgtgtaTATGATGGAAATAGTTCAAGCCATAAATTAAATCTAGTCTGCTAGCTAAATTAAATAGCAGTACGAACAGATCCGATTCCCAAAGCACCAGCTTGTCATCTATCATTcttatacgagtatgtctaTCCCTAATTAATTGAACAGAAAAGAGCTGAATATTTTGACATAATTACTTAATATACGGAGCACTTTGGCTGATAAGTGACGTCAAATGTCAGATAGGAAAAACGCACATATAATTCGATTTCTAAATCAAGCCCCTGAATACTGAAAGTTTTCTCAGCAACGATTAGGATTGCGAAATTCCATCTAGAACTTTAATTTCACCACGATGACGTACACAATAGAAGAAGAACAGTGCGATATTGTTTGTACTTTCAAAGACCTTCCTTTCTTATTGAGATGatattgcaaataaatatattattgtgATAGAGTCGTGAAAAATGGTCGATCAATTAGCAAATTACTATTACACCGATCCAAATGAGCCTTGTCACAATTATGCCAACTATATGTTCCTCTTTTTAGAGCCCCAAAGGTCAGGTGACTGAAGCTGTGAAAGTGGCCATTGACGCTGGGTACCGGCACATTGACTGTGCCCACGTCTACCAGAACGAAGATGAGGTCGGTGCTGGCATCGAAGCTAAGATCAAGGAGGGAGTTGTGAAGCGGTAAGTACGCAATTGAGTTCATTTTGGGCATGGTTTTTATAATGACACGTGTCTGGCTTGCAGAGAGGAGCTGTTCATTACCAGCAAGCTGTGGAATACTTTCCACCGTCCGGACTTGGTCCGCAACGCCTGTGAGAACACATTGGAAGCGTTAAAATTGAAGTACATCGACTTGTACTTGATCCACTGGCCAATGGGCTACAAGGAGGGCTGCGACCTCTTCCCAGCCGATAAGGAAGGCAAGACCTTGTTCTCGCCAGTCGACTATGTAGATACCTGGAAGGCAATGGAGAAACTGGTGGAGGATGGTCTCGTCAAGTCCATTGGCGTCTCCAATTTCAACAAGAAGCAGATCCAGCGCGTCCTGGATGTGGCCAAAATCCCTCCGGCAACCAATCAGATTGAGTGCCACCCGTATCTGACACAAAAGAAGCTCATTGATTTCTGTAAGTCTCGCGATATTACTATTACCGCATACAGTCCACTGGGATCGCCCAACCGTCCCTGGGCCAAGTCTGGCGATCCAGTGATTCTAGAGGAGCCTAAGGTACTTGCGAGTGCATTTGATTTGTTCTGAATATACCGtcaatttcatatttttcatttattttatagatTAAGGAGATTGctgaaaagaagaagaagacacCTGGACAGATTCTCATCCGCTACCAGGTCCAGCGCGCAAACATCGTTATTCCCAAGTCAGTGACCAAGGAGCGCATCGAGTCGAACTTCCAGGtctttgatttcgttttgACCCCTGAAGAAATCGAAATAATCGAAAGCTTCGATTGCAATGGTCGTCTTGTGCCTTTGCTCAAGTGAGTAATTAATGTATTCCTTATTTAAAAAGTATCAGGTTATGTTTTAAGAAAAGTTTTAGTCGTGCTGTCTTTTATCAAAGAAATATTAAAAGGATAATAGAAAATCTATCCGACTGTCCATCTGTAAAACCATCTTGTTGCCACTTACTTGACTGCAAGGGGATCGATCGGTCGTAAAGATTTTTCACTGCATATTAATGAATTTATATACCCTCGAAATCTAGAAATTCTATAGTTATTGACTTTTTCAGGTTAACGactattattttaattataaaaaacagattttcatttgcataatactcgtacacatgcacaaaattatttcaatatttttattccaattattgtttatatttatttagagAGGCTGGTTGTCATAAATACTACCCATTTCACGACGAGTTTTAAGCGAAATGAAACCAATGtcaacagaaaataaaaaaaaaatacttattaTGAAATAATACACATTGAAACCAAATAATATTGCAAGACTAACAACGATCGACATTCAAGGCAAATCTTTGTAAACAGATATCTGGTGTATGCGtatgtttatttaaattcttTCAGTGCCTTCTCCTTCACCCCTCAGTTAATTTCTGTTTaccaaaaaatgtatttcccCCGCTTGACTTTTTACCTGCTTTTATTTGATGTTCTTGATTTATTTGAACTAATTTGAGAGCTTGAACATAGTTGTAGCCTAACAATCTGCTCGTATGTTTTATGCGCTTAACCGTAAAGCTGTTATCTCTTTTGGAGAGTGCTAATCAAAATCttcttaatttaatttcttgaATCAACTTTTAATTACGTTTTCTCTAATATTTTACAGCGTTTACGGACATCCCCACCATCCCTTTGAGAATGATGAATACTAGTTGGCAAGAGGTGCCGACCCAGTGCTAcacttttaaaatttaatttgttacaCAAACACCTAATGTTAAACCGTATGAATAAATAATCACAATTGGAACTATTTCGCTGCTGTATTGTAACTGAATTTTTGCAGAAATTTTATATTTGTCTTTGCCAAAGAAAGACTATGTGAGGCAATCGGCTCCTGCAGCTCTGACGTATGGCCCTGCCACGAGCGAGCGATTTACGTCGAGTCAAAGATCTAACAATTGTTTAATCCAAGCTACgagcaaatattttgcacagttgttttattaatttttaaaaggtaTTGACTTTAATCCATAGTTTAGTTCAGACAGTTTATTCAGTTTTtgttatacatttttttggcAACAATAGAAATACCAAATGTTTTTGAACAATTGAAGTTTTTGCAAGCCCCACAAAAGCATCTACGCAAACAGCCGAAATATAATGGGATCGCTGATCTGTTCCCCTGGTTAAGGTATAAAAGACGGTGAACCTCCAATTCGGCTAACAGATCTAGTAGATCTGACTCTTGGTCTCCTAGACGACCATGCGCTTGATATACGTCGCGGTTCTTGCCGCTTTACTGTCCCTCGCGGCGTCCCAATCATCATTACCCGTAACCGCAGTGGGTGCACCGGAAATAAAAGCCCAGCCATGCTGTGAAAGTGTTCGACAAACTCTCATAGAAATACGAAAGGATATCCGGCTGTGGCTACTCGATAGGCTGTTCGGAAAATTGATTCTTCTTCATGACGGAGAACTTTTGGGAAACCCAAACTATGTGAATTGTGCAAACGGAAAAAACCAAATTACCGTGCAAGACCAAAGTTCTCAAATTATCCACCAATTAGGTACCAATCCAAGCCAATCAAGTGACACGACCACCAGAACATCCACCGATGAAAAAGATCTGCTAGGATCATTGAGAGACCTCTACAATGGGGTCACCCAATCGAGCACCACCAACGGAAGCTCTGGTctttcctcttcctcaacaacgacaacgaccaCCACAAAATCCAACGATGAAAGCAATCAGTCTGCTTCAGTGTCTGAGCCCGTTGTCGATGCTAGTGAGTCCAGCAGCACCGTTGAAGGTGGAGATTCGAATCAGTCCTCTTCTTCTACAACGACTACAACCTCCACAACATCCAACGATGAAAGCAATCAGTCTGCTTCAGAGTCTGAGCCCGTTGTCGATGCCAGTGAGTCCAGCAGCACCGTTGAAGGTGGAGATTCGAATCAGTCCTCTTCTTCTACAACGACTACAGCCACCACAACATCCAACGATGAAAGCAATCAGTCTGCCTCAGAGTCTGAGCCCGTTGTCGATGCCAGTGAGTCCAGCAGCACCGTTGAAGGTGGAGATTCGAATCAGTCCTCTTCGTCTACAACGACTACAACCTCCACAACATCCAACGATGAAAGCAATCAGTCTGCTTCAGAGTCTGAGCCCGTTGTCGATGCCAGTGAGTCCAGCAGCACCGTTGAAGGTGGAGATTCGAATCAGTCCTCTTCTTCTACAACGACTACAACCTCCACAACATCCAACGATGAAATCAATCAGTCTGCTTCAGAGTCTGAGCCCATTGTCGATGCCAGTGAGTCCAGCAGCACTGTTGAAGGTGGAGACTCCAATCagtccgcctcctcctctacaacgacaaccacaaccacaacttCAGAGTCTGAGCCCGTTATCGATGCCAGCGATTCCAGCAGCACCGTTGAAGGTGGAGACTCGAATCAGTCCTCCTACtctacaacgacaacaaccaccacaacTTCAGAGTCTGAGCCCGTTGTCGATGCCAGCGAGTCCAACAGCACTGTTGAAGGTGGAGACTCGAATCAGTCCGCCTCCTCTTCTACAACGACAACCACAACTTCAGAGTCTGAGCCCGTTGTCGATGCCAGCGAGTCCAGCAGCACCGTTGAAGGCGGAGACTCGAATcagtcctcctcctctacaACGGCAACAACCACCACAACTTCAGAGTCTGACCCTGTTGTCGATGCCAGTCAGTCCAGCAGCACTGTTGAAGATGGAGACTCGAATCAGTCGTCATCCTCTACAACGAACACCACAACTTTAGAGTCTGAGCCCGTTGTCGATGCCAGCGAGTCCAGCAGCACCGTTGAAGGTGGAGATTCGAATCAGTCCTCTTCTTCTACAACGACTACAGCCAACACAACATCCAACGATGAAAGCAATCAGTCTGCCTCAGAGTCTGAGCCCGTTGTCGATGCCAGTGAGTCCAGCAGCACCGTTGCAGGTGGAGATTCGAATCAGTCCTCTTCGTCTACAACGACTACAACCTTCACAACATCCAACGATGAAAGCAATCAGTCTGCTTCAGAGTCTGAGCCCGTTGTCGATGCCAGCGAGTCCAACAGCACTGTTGAAGATGGAGACTCGAATCAGTCCGCCTCTTCCTCTACAacgacaaccacaaccacaacttCAGAGTCTGAGCCCGTTATCGATGCCAGCGATTCCAGCAGCACCGTTGAAGGTGGAGACTCGAATcagtcctcctcctctacaacgacaacaaccaccacaacTTCAGAGTCTGAGCCCGTTGTCGATGCCGGCGAGTCCAACAGCACTGTTGAAGGTGGAGACTCGAATCAGTCCGCCTCCTCTTCTACAACGACAACCACAACTTCAGAGTCTGAGCCCGTTGTCGATGCCAGCGAGTCCAGCAGCACCGTTGAAGGCGGAGACTCGAATcagtcctcctcctctacaacgacaacaaccaccacaacTTCAGAGTCTGACCCGGTTGTCGATGCCAGTCAGTCCAGCAGCATCGTGGAAGGTGGAGACTTGAATCAGTCGTCATCCTCTACAACGAACACCACAACTTTAGAGTCTGAGCCCGTTGTCGATGCCAGCGAATCCAGCACCACCGTTGAAGGTGGAGACTCGAATCAGTCCTCTTCTTCTACAACGACTACAACCACCACAACATCCAACGATGAAAGCAATCAGTCTGCTTCAGAGTCTGAGCCCGTTGTCGATGCCAGCGAGTCCAGCAGCACCGTTGAAGGCGGAGACTCGAATcagtcctcctcctctacaacgacaacaaccaccacaacTTCAGAGTCTGACCCTGTTGTCGATGCCAGTGAGTCCAGCAGCACCGTTGAAGGCGGAGACTCGAATCAGTCCTCTTCTtctacaacgacaacaaccaccacaacTTCAGAGTCTGAGCCCGTTATCGATGCCAGCGAATCCAGCACCACCGTTGAAGGTGGAGACTCGAGTCAGTCCTCTTCTTCTACAACGACTACAACCACCACAACATCCAACGATGAAAGCAATCAGTCTGCTTCAGAGACTGAGCCCGTTATCGATGCCAGCGAGTCCAACAGCACTGTTGAAGGTGGAGACTCCAATCAGTCCTCCTCTTCTACAACGACAACCACAACTTCAGAGTCTGAGCCCGTTATCGATGCCAGTGAGTCCAGCAGCATTGTTGAAGGTGGAGACTTGAATCAGTCGTCATCCTCTACAACGAACACCACAACTTTAGAGTCTGAGCCCGTTGTCGATGCCAGCGAGTCCAACAGCACTGTTGAAGGTGGAGACTCCAATCAGTCCTCCTCTTCTACAACGACAACCACAACTTCAGAGTCTGAGCCCGTTGTCGATGCCAGCGAGTCCAGCAGCACTGTTGAAGGTGGAGACTCGAATcagtcctcctcctctacaacgacaacaaccagCACAACTTCAGAGTCTGACCCTGTTGTCGATGCCAGTGAGTCCAGCAGCATTGTTGAAGGTGGAGACTTGAATCAGTCGTCATCCTCTACAACGAACACCACAACTTTAGAGTCTGAGCCCGTTGTCGATGCCAGCGAGTCCAACAGCACTGTTGAAGGTGGAGACTCCAATCAGTCCTCCTCTTCTACAACGACAACCACAACTTCAGAGTCTGAGCCCGTTGTCGATGCCAGCGAGTCCAGCAGCACTGTTGAAGGTGGAGACTCGAATCAGTCCTCTTCTtctacaacgacaacaaccaccacaacTTCAGAGTCTGACCCTGTTGTCGATGCCAGTGAGTCCAGCAGCATTGTTGAAGGTGGAGACTTGAATCAGTCGTCATCCTCTACAACGAACACCACAACTTTAGAGTCTGAGCCCGTTGTCGATGCCAGCGAGTCCAACAGCACTGTTGAAGGTGGAGACTCGAATCagtccgcctcctcctccacaacgacaacaaccaccTCAAATTCAGAGTCTGATCCCGTTATCGATGCCAGTGAGTCCAGCAGCATTGTTGAAGGTGGAGACTTGAATCAGTCGTCATCCTCTACAACGAACACCACAACTTTAGAGTCTGAGCCCGTTGTCGATGCCAGCGAGTCCAACAACACTGTTGAAGGTGGAGACTCGAATCagtccgcctcctcctctacaacgacaacaaccaccacaacTTCACAGTCTGACCCTGTTGACGATGCCAGTGAGTCCAGCAGCATTGTTGAAGGTGGAGACTTGAATCAGTCGTCATCCTCTACAACGAACACCACAACTTTAGAGTCTGAGCCCGTTGTCGATGCCAGCGAGTCCAACAGCACTGTTGAAGGTGGAGACTCGAATCagtccgcctcctcctccacaacgacaacaaccaccacaacTTCAGAGTCTGAGCCCGTTATCGATGCCAGCGAATCCAGCACCACCGTTGAAGGTGGAGACTCGAATCAGTCCTCTTCTtctacaacgacaacaaccaccacaacaTCCAACGATGAAAGCAATCAGTCTGCTTCAGAGTCTGACCCTGTTGTCGATGCCAGTGAGTCCAGCAGCACTGTTGAAGGTGGAGACTCGAATCAGTCCTCTTCTtctacaacgacaacaaccaccacaacTTCAGAGTCTGAGCCCGTTATCGATGCCAGCGAATCCAGCACCACCGTTGAAGGCGGAGACTCGAATCAGTCCTCTTCTTCTACAACGACTACAACCACCACAACATCCAACGATGAAAGCAATCAGTCTGCTTCAGAGTCTGACCCTGTTGTCGATGACAGTGAGTCCAGCAGCACTGTTGCAGGTGGAGACTCGAATCAGTTCTCCTCCtctacaacgacaacaaccaccacaacTTTAGAGTCTGAGCCCGTTGTCGATGCCAGCGAGTCCAGCAGCACTGTTGAAGGTGGAGACTCGAATcagtcctcctcctctacaacgacaacaaccagCACAACTTCAGAGTCTGACCCTGTTGTCGATGCCAGTGAGTCCAGCAGCATTGTTGAAGGTGGAGACTTGAATCAGTCGTCATCCTCTACAACGAACACCACAACTTTAGAGTCTGAGCCCGTTGTCGATGCCAGCGAGTCCAACAGCACTGTTGAAGGTGGAGACTCGAATCagtccgcctcctcctccacaacgacaacaaccaccTCAACTTCAGAGTCTGAGCCCGTTATCGATGCCAGTGAGTCCAGCAGCATTGTTGAAGGTGGAGACTTGAATCAGTCGTCATCCTCTACAACGAACACCACAACTTTAGAGTCTGAGCCCGTTGTCGATGCCAGCGAGTCCAACAGCACTGTTGAAGGTGGAGACTCGAATCagtccgcctcctcctccacaacgacaacaaccaccTCAACTTCAGAGTCTGAGCCCGTTGTCGATGCCAGAGAGTCCAGAAGCACCGTTGAAGGTGGAGACTCGAATcagtcctcctcctctacaTCGAATACAACCACCACAACATCCAACGATGAAAGCAGTCAGTCTGCCTCAGAGTCTGAGCCCGTTGTCGATGCCAGTGAGTCCAGCAGCACCGTTGAAGGTGGAGATTCGAATCAGTCCTCTTCTTCTACAACGACTACAACCACCACAGCTGCAGAGTCTGAGCCCGTTGTCGATGCCAGTGAGTCCAGCAGCACTGTTGAAGATGGAGACTCGAATCagtccgcctcctcctctacaacgacaacaaccaccacaacttcagagtctgagcccgttgtcgatgccagagagtccagcagcaccgttgaaggtggagactcgaatcagtcctcctcctctacaTCGAATACAACCACCACAACATCCAACGATGAAAGCAATCAGTCTGCCTCAGAGTCTGAGCCCGTTGTGGATGCCAGTGAGTCCAGCAGCACTGTTGAAGGTGGAGACTCGAATCAGTCCTCCtctacaacgacaacaaccaccacaacTTCAGAGTCTGACCCTGGTGTCGATGCCAGTGAGTCCAGCAGCACTGTTGAAGGTGGAGACTCGAATCagtccgcctcctcctctacaacgacaacaaccaaCACAACTTCAGAGTCTGACCCTGTTGTCGATGCCAGCGAGTCCAGCAGCACCGTTGAAAGTGGAGACTTGAATCAGTCCTCTTCTTCTACAACGACTACAACCACCACAGCTGCAGAGTCTGAGCCCGTTGTCGATGCCAGTGAGTCCAGCAGCACTGTTGAAGATGGAGACTCGAATCagtccgcctcctcctctacaacgacaacaaccaccacaacTTCAGAGTCTGATCCCGTTGTCGATGCCAGCGAGTCCAGCAGCACCGTTGAAGGTGGAGATTCGAATCAGTCCTCTTCTTCTACAACGACTACAACCACCACAACATCCAACGATGAAATCAATCAGTCTGCTTCAGAGTCTAAGCCCATTGTCGATGCCAGTGAGTCCAGCAGCACTGTTGAAGGTGGAGACTCGAATcagtcctcctcctctacaacgacaacaaccaccacaacTTCAGAGTCTGACCCTGTTGTCGATGCCAGTGAGTCCAGCAGCACTGTTGAAGGTGGAGACTCGAATCagtccgcctcctcctctacaacgacaacaaccaaCACAACTTCAGAGTCTGAGCCCGTTGTCGATGCCAGTGAGTCCAGCAGCACCGTTGAAGTTGGAGACTCGAATcagtcctcctcctctacaACGACTACAACCACCACAACATCCAACGATGAAAGCAATCAGTCTGCTTCAAAGTCTGAGCCCGTTGTCGATGCCAGTGAGTCCAGCAGCACCGTTGAAGGTGGAGATTCGAATCAGTCCTCTTCTTCTACAACGACTACAACCACCACAACATCCAATGATGTAATCAATCAGTCTGCTTCAGAGTCTGACCCTGTTGTCGATGCCAGTGAGTCCAGCAGCACTGTTGAAGGTGGAGACTCGAATcagtcctcctcctctacaACGGCAACAACCACCACAACTTCAGAGTCTGACCCTGGTGTCGATGCCAGTGAGTCCAGCAGCACTGTTGAAGGGGGAGACTCGAATcagtcctcctcctctacaacgacaacaaccaccacaacTTCAGAGTCTGACCCTGTTGTCGATGCCAGTGAGTCCAGCAGCACTGTTGAAGGTGGAGACTCGAATCagtccgcctcctcctctacaacgacaacaaccaaCACAACTTCAGAGTCTGACCCTGTTGTCGATGCCAGCGAGTCCAGCAGCACCGTTGAAAGTGGAGACTTGAATCAGTCCTCTTCCTCTACAACGAACACCACAACTTCAGAGTCTGATCCCGTTGTCGATGCCAGCGAGTCCAGCAGCACCGTTGAAGGTGGAGATTCGAATCAGTCCTCTTCTTCTACAACGACTACAACCACCACAACATCCAACGATGAAAGCAATCAGTCTGCTTCAGAGTCTGAGCCCGTTGTCGATGCCAGTGAGTCCAGCAGCACCGTTGAAGGTGGAGATTCGAATCAGTCCTCTTCTTCTACAACGACTACAACCACCACAACATCCAACGATGAAAGCAATCAGTCTGCTTCAGAGTCTGAGCCAGTTGTCTATGCCAGTGAATCCAGCAGCAGTGTTGAAGGTGGAGACTCGAATCAGTCCGCTTCCTCCtctacaacgacaacaaccaccaGAACTTCAGAGTCTGACCCTGTTGTCGATGCCAGTGAGTCCAGCAGCACTGTTGAAGGTGGAGACTCGAATCagtccgcctcctcctccacaacgacaacaaccaccacaacTTCAGAGTCTGAGCCCGTTGTCGAGGCCAGCGAGTCCAGCAGCACCGTTGAAGGTGGAGACTTGAATCAGTCCTCTTCCTCTACAACGAACACCACAACTTCAGAGTCTGATCCCGTTGTCGATGCCAGCGAGTCCAGCAGCACCGTTGAAGGTGGAGACTTGAATCAGTCCTCTTCTTCTACAACGACTACAACCACCACAACATCCAACGATGAAAGCAATCAGTCTGCCTCAGAGTCTGAGCCCGTTGTCGATGCCAGTAAGTCCAGCAGCACCGTTGAAGGTGGAGATTCGAATCAGTCCTCTTCTTCTACAACGACTACAACCACCACAACATCCAACGATGAAAGCAATCAGTCTGCTTCAGAGTCTGAGCCCGTTGTCGATGCCAGTGAGTCCAGCAGCACCGTTGAAGGTGGAGATTCGAATCAGTCCTCTTCTACAACGACTACAACCACCACAACATCCAACGATGAAAGCAATCAGTCTGCTTCAGAGTCTGAGCCAGTTGTCGATGCCAGTGAATCCAGCAGCACTGTTGAAGGTGGAGACTCGAATcagtcctcctcctctacaacgacaacaaccaccaGAACTTCAGAGTCTGACCCTGTTGTCGATGCCAGTGAGTCCAGCAGCACTGTTGAAGGTGGAGATTCGAATCAGTCCTCTTCTTCTACAACGACTACAACCACCACAACATCCAACGATGAAAGCAATCAGTCTGCTTCAGAGTCTGAGCCCGTTGTCGATGCCAGTGAGTCCAGCAGCACCGTTGAAGGTGGAGATTCGAATCAGTCCTCTTCTACAACGACTACAACCACCACAACATCCAACGATGAAAGCAATCAGTCTGCCTCAGAGTCTGAGCCCGTTGTCGATGCCAGTAAGTCCAGCAGCACCGTTGAAGGTGGAGATTCGAATCAGTCCTCTTCTTCTACAACGACTACAACCACCACAACATCCAACGATGAAAGCAATCAGTCTGCTTCAGAGTCTGAGCCAGTTGTCGATGCCAGTGAATCCAGCAGCAGTGTTGAAGGTGGAGACTCGAATcagtcctcctcctctacaacgacaacaaccaccaGAACTTC
The sequence above is a segment of the Drosophila pseudoobscura strain MV-25-SWS-2005 chromosome X, UCI_Dpse_MV25, whole genome shotgun sequence genome. Coding sequences within it:
- the Muc68Ca gene encoding platelet binding protein GspB isoform X3; its protein translation is MRLIYVAVLAALLSLAASQSSLPVTAVGAPEIKAQPCCESVRQTLIEIRKDIRLWLLDRLFGKLILLHDGELLGNPNYVNCANGKNQITVQDQSSQIIHQLGTNPSQSSDTTTRTSTDEKDLLGSLRDLYNGVTQSSTTNGSSGLSSSSTTTTTTTKSNDESNQSASVSEPVVDASESSSTVEGGDSNQSSSSTTTTTSTTSNDESNQSASESEPVVDASESSSTVEGGDSNQSSSSTTTTATTTSNDESNQSASESEPVVDASESSSTVEGGDSNQSSSSTTTTTSTTSNDESNQSASESEPVVDASESSSTVEGGDSNQSSSSTTTTTSTTSNDEINQSASESEPIVDASESSSTVEGGDSNQSASSSTTTTTTTTSESEPVIDASDSSSTVEGGDSNQSSYSTTTTTTTTSESEPVVDASESNSTVEGGDSNQSASSSTTTTTTSESEPVVDASESSSTVEGGDSNQSSSSTTATTTTTSESDPVVDASQSSSTVEDGDSNQSSSSTTNTTTLESEPVVDASESSSTVEGGDSNQSSSSTTTTANTTSNDESNQSASESEPVVDASESSSTVAGGDSNQSSSSTTTTTFTTSNDESNQSASESEPVVDASESNSTVEDGDSNQSASSSTTTTTTTTSESEPVIDASDSSSTVEGGDSNQSSSSTTTTTTTTSESEPVVDAGESNSTVEGGDSNQSASSSTTTTTTSESEPVVDASESSSTVEGGDSNQSSSSTTTTTTTTSESDPVVDASQSSSIVEGGDLNQSSSSTTNTTTLESEPVVDASESSTTVEGGDSNQSSSSTTTTTTTTSNDESNQSASESEPVVDASESSSTVEGGDSNQSSSSTTTTTTTTSESDPVVDASESSSTVEGGDSNQSSSSTTTTTTTTSESEPVIDASESSTTVEGGDSSQSSSSTTTTTTTTSNDESNQSASETEPVIDASESNSTVEGGDSNQSSSSTTTTTTSESEPVIDASESSSIVEGGDLNQSSSSTTNTTTLESEPVVDASESNSTVEGGDSNQSSSSTTTTTTSESEPVVDASESSSTVEGGDSNQSSSSTTTTTSTTSESDPVVDASESSSIVEGGDLNQSSSSTTNTTTLESEPVVDASESNSTVEGGDSNQSSSSTTTTTTSESEPVVDASESSSTVEGGDSNQSSSSTTTTTTTTSESDPVVDASESSSIVEGGDLNQSSSSTTNTTTLESEPVVDASESNSTVEGGDSNQSASSSTTTTTTSNSESDPVIDASESSSIVEGGDLNQSSSSTTNTTTLESEPVVDASESNNTVEGGDSNQSASSSTTTTTTTTSQSDPVDDASESSSIVEGGDLNQSSSSTTNTTTLESEPVVDASESNSTVEGGDSNQSASSSTTTTTTTTSESEPVIDASESSTTVEGGDSNQSSSSTTTTTTTTSNDESNQSASESDPVVDASESSSTVEGGDSNQSSSSTTTTTTTTSESEPVIDASESSTTVEGGDSNQSSSSTTTTTTTTSNDESNQSASESDPVVDDSESSSTVAGGDSNQFSSSTTTTTTTTLESEPVVDASESSSTVEGGDSNQSSSSTTTTTSTTSESDPVVDASESSSIVEGGDLNQSSSSTTNTTTLESEPVVDASESNSTVEGGDSNQSASSSTTTTTTSTSESEPVIDASESSSIVEGGDLNQSSSSTTNTTTLESEPVVDASESNSTVEGGDSNQSASSSTTTTTTSTSESEPVVDARESRSTVEGGDSNQSSSSTSNTTTTTSNDESSQSASESEPVVDASESSSTVEGGDSNQSSSSTTTTTTTAAESEPVVDASESSSTVEDGDSNQSASSSTTTTTTTTSESEPVVDARESSSTVEGGDSNQSSSSTSNTTTTTSNDESNQSASESEPVVDASESSSTVEGGDSNQSSSTTTTTTTTSESDPGVDASESSSTVEGGDSNQSASSSTTTTTNTTSESDPVVDASESSSTVESGDLNQSSSSTTTTTTTAAESEPVVDASESSSTVEDGDSNQSASSSTTTTTTTTSESDPVVDASESSSTVEGGDSNQSSSSTTTTTTTTSNDEINQSASESKPIVDASESSSTVEGGDSNQSSSSTTTTTTTTSESDPVVDASESSSTVEGGDSNQSASSSTTTTTNTTSESEPVVDASESSSTVEVGDSNQSSSSTTTTTTTTSNDESNQSASKSEPVVDASESSSTVEGGDSNQSSSSTTTTTTTTSNDVINQSASESDPVVDASESSSTVEGGDSNQSSSSTTATTTTTSESDPGVDASESSSTVEGGDSNQSSSSTTTTTTTTSESDPVVDASESSSTVEGGDSNQSASSSTTTTTNTTSESDPVVDASESSSTVESGDLNQSSSSTTNTTTSESDPVVDASESSSTVEGGDSNQSSSSTTTTTTTTSNDESNQSASESEPVVYASESSSSVEGGDSNQSASSSTTTTTTRTSESDPVVDASESSSTVEGGDSNQSASSSTTTTTTTTSESEPVVEASESSSTVEGGDLNQSSSSTTNTTTSESDPVVDASESSSTVEGGDLNQSSSSTTTTTTTTSNDESNQSASESEPVVDASKSSSTVEGGDSNQSSSSTTTTTTTTSNDESNQSASESEPVVDASESSSTVEGGDSNQSSSTTTTTTTTSNDESNQSASESEPVVDASESSSTVEGGDSNQSSSSTTTTTTRTSESDPVVDASESSSTVEGGDSNQSSSSTTTTTTTTSNDESNQSASESEPVVDASESSSTVEGGDSNQSSSTTTTTTTTSNDESNQSASESEPVVDASKSSSTVEGGDSNQSSSSTTTTTTTTSNDESNQSASESEPVVDASESSSSVEGGDSNQSSSSTTTTTTRTSESDPVVDASESSSTVEGGDSNQSSSSTTTTTTTASESVPVVDVSESSSTVEGGDSNQSSSSTTNTTTSESDPVVDASESSSTVEGGDSNQSSSSTTTTTTTASESAPVVDVSESSSTVEGGDSNQSSSSTTTTTSTSNDEKSSSSSDPVVYSRTSKKGGSSSQSSSTTTTSTTSSSGNTPTSSSSKPVVNVSQSSSTKGNGGSKKSSSTKTTTITTSINGKPVVDASQGSTVVNGGKSSSTSSKTTKTYTSSSSRIPEKNRKSSTTTSKTTKTYSSSSSGVPKALKESSSSESAPTSLSDVPKSNGKSSSTSSKTTTTYTSSSLKVPKTKTSYSWSSSSKKISNGGKAYGVPVPGSITGKSGSGSRKAWSKRSTTQITSQPAIDASSIDGGSNSWSKLIKRSTPGSLTEDETSGRGIGSRGSHSWSQRSGFSGDSSDLAGSTDFRARFGRDRNGRNELLNSGNQGSRSWTKTSSEANENDTENADDNVASEDNSEDLKNVQESSSGDETSDQAGSLQGSGQYPGQYWWGGNRRWVGARPNWRYGWRPYGSGWGGWNNRYQKSWTA